A stretch of the Lolium perenne isolate Kyuss_39 chromosome 3, Kyuss_2.0, whole genome shotgun sequence genome encodes the following:
- the LOC127342917 gene encoding uncharacterized protein: MESGGGARVRRQLQAVGRVAAYVGGGFLVLSAASTAAVRSLRFLSDANQRKFATPCGSCEGKGTYACRLCRGSSTVEWSPLFDPVFINPCLCPTCDGTRVQRCLNCLGKCYA, from the exons ATGGagtccggcggcggcgcgcgcgtccGCCGGCAGCTCCAGGCCGTGGGTCGTGTCGCCGCGTACGTCGGCGGCGGCTTCCTCGTCCTTTCCGCAGCGTCCACGGCCGCCGTCCGCTCCCTCCGCTTCCTCTCTGATGCCAACCAG CGGAAATTCGCGACGCCTTGCGGTtcatgcgaggggaagggaacctACGCGTGCAGGCTCTGCAGGGGCAGCTCCACGGTGGAGTGGTCTCCGCTCTTCGACCCGGTGTTCATCAACCCGTGCCTCTGCCCTACTTGTGATGGGACCAG AGTACAGCGCTGCTTGAACTGCCTGGGGAAATGCTATGCATGA